One region of Centropristis striata isolate RG_2023a ecotype Rhode Island chromosome 3, C.striata_1.0, whole genome shotgun sequence genomic DNA includes:
- the h6pd gene encoding GDH/6PGL endoplasmic bifunctional protein — MLVTVLLLLVALSVQGGNGEESQESQKPGHVSVVIVGGTGDLAKKYLWQGFFQLYVNQVSSGNTFSFYGGGLSPVDTAKPIFFEILKAVSCSKDVSEERCAVLKDQFLRLSQYLQLKDQEDYQNLAKLIKEELQQEGITEAGRLFYLSVPAFAYADIAEKINNSCRPTSEAWLRVVLEKPFGHDYRSAQVLASELGNSLKDEEMYRIDHYLGKQVVANILPFRTQNKKFLDPIWNKHHIERVEIVLKETLDVKGRIAFYDQYGVIRDVIQNHLTEIMTLLTSKLPMNLSSTEEVLRNKLDIFSSLLPVGRNQAVTGQYQEYKAAVQQELNKTKDHISLTPTFAAVLAYVDEARYEGVPILLISGKMLDERVGYARILFKNDIFCVQNHNSVHCKPKQIVFHFGHGSLKYPAILVSKNLFKPVLMDSEWKEVTEHTDVNVLGLPISDYYVQTPLEQKEAYSELISHIFAGRKNSFINTENLLASWGLWTPLLSSLALTFPRIYPGGAENGDLLDVRVKGKEISFNNEVVIIGSDQAGGASAKGFQVMQGKFRSAEMVSAWSEELVDRLAADIQAAAEAAVREGGVFHLALSGGATPLALFHRLALHHFSFPWTDTHVWMVDERCVPLTESESNFRNLHDNLLQHVRIPYYNIHPMPVQLNQRLCVEEDGGALLYEKEVAKLVNGSSFHFVLLGVGYDSHTASLFPGSKVEEFGERLVVLTESPAKPHQRMSLTFSAINQARTVALLVMGKGKHELVTQLSRAKDNQDKYPVTGVKPKDGRLVWYIDYDALLG; from the exons ATGTTGGTGACGGTGCTCCTGCTTCTGGTCGCTCTGAGTGTCCAGGGAGGAAATGGCGAGGAGAGCCAAGAGTCTCAGAAACCGGGCCATGTCTCGGTGGTGATAGTGGGAGGAACAGGTGACCTGGCTAAGAAGTACCTGTGGCAGGGCTTCTTTCAGCTGTACGTCAACCAGGTCAGCAGTGGAAACACCTTCTCCTTCTACGGCGGCGGGCTGTCGCCTGTCGACACGGCCAAGCCGATCTTCTTTGAGATCCTGAAGGCGGTTTCCTGCTCGAAGGACGTGTCAGAGGAGCGCTGTGCCGTGCTGAAGGACCAGTTCCTACGGCTCTCACAGTATCTGCAGCTGAAGGACCAAGAAGACTACCAGAACCTGGCCAAGCTCATCAAGGAAGAGCTCCAACAAGAGGGAATAACAGAGGCAGGCCGGCTCTTCTACCTCTCAGTACCTGCATTTGCATATGCAGATATTGctgaaaagataaataatagctgCAGGCCGACCAGCGAGGCGTGGCTGAGGGTGGTGCTGGAGAAACCTTTCGGCCATGATTACAGGAGTGCTCag GTGCTTGCATCTGAGCTCGGAAACTCCCTGAAGGATGAAGAAATGTACAGAATCGACCATTACTTGGGGAAGCAG GTCGTTGCAAACATACTTCCATTTAGGACACAGAACAAGAAGTTTCTGGATCCCATTTGGAACAAGCACCACATCGAGAGAGTGGAGATCGTACTGAAAGAGACTCTGGATGTAAAAG GTCGTATTGCCTTCTATGACCAGTACGGGGTGATCAGAGATGTGATCCAGAACCACCTGACGGAGATCATGACCCTGTTGACCTCCAAGCTCCCCATGAACCTGAGCAGCACGGAGGAAGTCCTCCGGAACAAACTGGACATCTTCAGCTCCCTGCTGCCTGTAGGGAGGAACCAGGCCGTGACGGGCCAGTACCAGGAGTACAAAGCAGCCGTCCAGCAGGAGCTGAATAAGACCAAAGACCACATCAGCCTCACGCCAACATTTGCAG CTGTGTTGGCCTACGTGGATGAGGCCCGGTATGAAGGTGTGCCCATTCTTTTGATCTCAGGGAAGATGTTGGATGAACGGGTGGGATACGCACGCATTCTGTTCAAGAACGacatattttgtgttcaaaaccACAACAGCGTTCACTGCAAGCCCAAACAGATAGTTTTCCACTTTGGGCATGGCAGCCTTAAATATCCAGCAATTCTTGTCAGTAAGAATTTATTCAAGCCCGTTTTAATGGACAGTGAGTGGAAAGAAGTGACTGAGCATACAGACGTCAATGTTCTAGGTTTACCTATTTCAGACTATTATGTCCAAACTCCATTAGAGCAGAAGGAAGCATACTCAGAACTTATTTCTCACATTTTTGCTGGACGTAAGAATAGTTTCATTAATACTGAGAACCTGCTGGCGTCCTGGGGCTTATGGACGCCGCTGCTCAGCAGCCTAGCGCTGACTTTCCCCCGCATCTACCCCGGGGGGGCCGAGAACGGAGACCTGCTGGACGTCCGCGTGAAAGGGAAAGAAATCAGCTTCAACAACGAAGTGGTGATAATCGGCTCTGACCAGGCGGGCGGCGCCTCGGCGAAGGGTTTCCAAGTGATGCAAGGCAAATTCCGCAGTGCTGAGATGGTGTCGGCGTGGTCGGAGGAGCTGGTGGACCGGCTGGCTGCAGATATTCAGGCAGCAGCGGAGGCAGCGGTGCGTGAGGGAGGCGTTTTCCACCTGGCGCTCTCTGGTGGGGCCACTCCACTCGCTCTGTTCCACCGGCTGGCCCTGCACCACTTCTCCTTCCCCTGGACGGACACCCACGTCTGGATGGTGGACGAGCGCTGCGTGCCGCTGACCGAAAGCGAGTCCAACTTCCGCAACCTGCACGACAACCTGCTGCAGCACGTGAGGATCCCCTATTACAACATCCACCCCATGCCGGTGCAGCTCAACCAGCGtctgtgtgtggaggaggaCGGAGGAGCACTGCTGTACGAGAAGGAGGTGGCTAAGCTGGTGAACGGCTCCAGCTTTCACTTTGTGCTGCTGGGAGTGGGCTATGACAGCCACACGGCCTCTCTGTTCCCTGGGAGTAAGGTGGAGGAGTTCGGAGAGCGTCTGGTGGTGCTCACCGAGAGCCCCGCCAAGCCGCACCAACGCATGAGCCTCACCTTCAGCGCCATCAACCAGGCTCGCACAGTCGCTCTGTTAGTGATGGGCAAAGGCAAACATGAGCTGGTCACCCAGCTGAGCCGAGCAAAGGACAATCAGGACAAATATCCTGTCACTGGGGTGAAGCCTAAAGACGGCAGGCTTGTCTGGTATATTGACTATGATGCACTTTTAGGATAG